The proteins below come from a single Pseudomonas chlororaphis genomic window:
- a CDS encoding RNA polymerase sigma factor, whose translation MSSLNLVSPPKTSSPGMTFGEERKLRLFVQKRVLNQDDADDLIQLTYLEAWRNQEKFKGLAKPDTWLCGIALNLIRNHFRRYYAQPPLSTFDESEFHESSDDIDLSELCDNRRLLDRTLLAMDELPKDMRETLWTAVDTESSYRDAAERLGVPIGTVRSRLFRAREQLKRSVYGEARS comes from the coding sequence ATGAGCAGTCTGAACCTCGTGTCACCCCCGAAAACCTCCTCGCCAGGCATGACATTTGGCGAGGAGCGCAAGCTGCGTCTGTTTGTACAAAAGCGTGTGCTCAACCAGGACGACGCCGACGACCTCATCCAACTCACGTACCTGGAAGCCTGGCGTAACCAGGAGAAATTCAAGGGGCTGGCCAAGCCCGACACCTGGCTGTGCGGAATCGCCCTGAACCTGATCCGCAACCATTTCCGCCGCTACTACGCGCAGCCGCCGCTGAGCACCTTCGATGAGAGCGAGTTCCACGAGTCCAGTGACGACATCGACCTCAGCGAGCTGTGCGACAACCGCCGGCTGCTGGATCGCACGCTGTTGGCGATGGATGAGCTGCCCAAGGACATGCGCGAAACCTTGTGGACCGCCGTGGACACCGAGAGCAGCTACCGCGACGCCGCCGAACGCCTGGGCGTGCCCATCGGGACCGTGCGCTCGCGTTTGTTCCGCGCCCGCGAGCAACTCAAGCGCAGCGTTTATGGAGAAGCCCGATCATGA
- a CDS encoding type III secretion protein HrpI: MIALLNKVAGAAVRRIEVAGAFVVLGIVFMLILPLPTSVVDALIAVNICISCLLIVLSLYLPRPLAFSSFPAVLLLTTLFRLALSVATTRLILLQGDAGHIVQAFGNFVVGGNLAVGLVIFLILTVVNFLVITKGSERVAEVAARFTLDALPGKQMSIDSDLRANLIDVNEARRRREELNKESQLFGAMDGAMKFVKGDAIAGLVIVVINLIGGFSVGMMQHDMGASESMHLYSVLTIGDGLIAQIPALLISLTAGMIITRVSPEGQPAGSSVGKEIASQLTAEPKAWVIASVGMLGFAALPGMPTLVFIVIALITGTAGIVQLYARARQARQGDQAPTVLSPEQNGAEDLRSFDPTRAYLLQFSKAMQGHPATEEAIQTIRKKRNGLVAGFGLTLPPFEIEYSALLEDDECRFCVHEVPMLRATFCERVAVARGPLPFEPRQAQVGSEVRDEQQWLWLMPDDPLLADERVEAVSATELLVERMSRAMFATGPQFLGLQESKSILSWLEAGQPELVQELQRTMPLARFAAVLQRLAGEGVPLRAVRLIAESLIEHGQHERDVGALTDYARIALKSQIYHQYRDAEGLHAWLLTPETETLLREALRQTQTETFFALESGHTRALVLQLREGFPLRAKRVAVLLVAQDLRAPLRDLLRDEFNHVPVLAYSELHSNAQVNVLGRFDLEQEQLRVEDAA, translated from the coding sequence ATGATCGCCCTGTTGAACAAAGTCGCCGGCGCAGCGGTGCGGCGTATCGAGGTGGCCGGCGCGTTCGTGGTGCTGGGCATCGTGTTCATGCTGATCCTGCCGCTGCCGACCTCGGTGGTCGATGCGCTGATCGCGGTCAACATCTGCATCTCCTGCCTGCTGATCGTGCTCTCGCTCTACCTGCCTCGCCCGTTGGCCTTTTCCTCGTTCCCGGCAGTGCTGCTGCTGACCACGTTGTTCCGGCTGGCGTTGTCGGTGGCGACCACTCGGCTGATCCTGCTTCAGGGCGATGCCGGGCATATCGTCCAGGCGTTCGGCAACTTTGTGGTCGGCGGTAACCTGGCCGTCGGGCTGGTGATCTTTCTGATCCTGACGGTGGTGAACTTCCTGGTGATCACCAAGGGCTCCGAGCGTGTCGCCGAGGTGGCCGCGCGCTTCACCCTGGATGCGCTGCCGGGCAAGCAGATGTCCATCGACAGTGATCTGCGCGCCAATCTGATCGATGTCAACGAAGCCCGTCGCCGCCGCGAGGAACTGAACAAGGAAAGCCAATTGTTCGGGGCGATGGACGGGGCGATGAAGTTCGTCAAGGGCGATGCCATCGCCGGCCTGGTGATTGTCGTGATCAACCTCATCGGTGGTTTTTCGGTGGGCATGATGCAGCACGACATGGGCGCCTCCGAGTCGATGCACCTGTATTCGGTGCTGACCATCGGTGATGGCCTCATCGCGCAAATTCCTGCACTGCTGATTTCCCTCACCGCCGGCATGATCATCACCCGGGTGTCGCCGGAAGGACAGCCGGCCGGAAGCAGCGTCGGCAAGGAAATCGCCAGCCAGTTGACCGCCGAGCCCAAGGCCTGGGTGATCGCGTCGGTGGGGATGCTGGGCTTCGCCGCGCTGCCCGGCATGCCGACGCTGGTGTTCATCGTCATCGCCCTGATCACCGGCACGGCCGGGATCGTCCAGTTGTATGCCCGCGCACGGCAGGCGCGGCAAGGCGATCAGGCACCGACGGTGTTGTCCCCCGAGCAGAACGGTGCAGAAGACCTGCGCAGCTTCGACCCGACCCGCGCCTATCTCTTGCAGTTTTCCAAGGCCATGCAGGGACACCCGGCCACCGAAGAAGCCATCCAGACGATTCGCAAGAAGCGCAATGGGCTGGTGGCCGGTTTTGGCCTGACGTTGCCGCCCTTTGAAATCGAATACAGCGCGTTGCTGGAGGACGACGAATGTCGCTTCTGCGTGCATGAGGTGCCGATGTTGCGCGCCACCTTCTGCGAGCGCGTGGCCGTGGCGCGCGGGCCCCTGCCTTTCGAACCGCGCCAGGCGCAGGTCGGCAGCGAGGTGCGGGACGAGCAGCAGTGGCTGTGGTTGATGCCTGATGACCCGTTGCTGGCGGATGAGCGGGTGGAGGCGGTGTCCGCCACCGAGCTGTTGGTGGAGCGGATGAGCCGCGCCATGTTCGCCACCGGTCCGCAGTTCCTTGGCCTGCAGGAAAGCAAGTCGATCCTTAGCTGGCTCGAGGCGGGTCAGCCGGAGCTTGTCCAGGAGTTGCAGCGGACCATGCCGCTTGCGCGTTTCGCGGCGGTGCTGCAACGCCTGGCCGGCGAAGGCGTTCCGCTGCGGGCGGTGCGCCTGATCGCCGAGTCGTTGATCGAACACGGGCAACACGAACGGGACGTCGGCGCCCTGACCGACTACGCCCGCATCGCCCTGAAGTCGCAGATCTATCACCAGTACCGCGACGCCGAGGGCCTGCACGCCTGGCTGCTGACGCCGGAAACCGAAACGCTGTTGCGCGAGGCGTTGCGCCAGACGCAAACCGAAACCTTCTTTGCCCTGGAGAGCGGGCACACCCGGGCGCTGGTCTTGCAGTTGCGCGAAGGCTTCCCGCTGCGCGCCAAACGCGTGGCCGTGCTGTTGGTGGCCCAGGACCTGCGCGCGCCGCTGCGCGACCTGCTGCGCGATGAATTCAACCACGTGCCGGTGCTCGCCTACAGCGAGTTGCACAGCAACGCCCAGGTCAACGTCCTGGGCCGCTTCGACCTCGAGCAGGAACAACTGCGGGTAGAGGATGCTGCCTGA
- a CDS encoding cytochrome P450 — protein sequence MAHERTLDFNGVDFNSDAFRSAAYRHYAALREVAPVFLSQPQGQLPIWYVTGAREVETVLLDNERFARDPARISPQFAAMIGGEQSIAFLNDHMLNRDGERHRRLRRLVNKAFTLKAVNAMRPRIEQIAETLLDQAGPRGHMDVVSQYAFPLSITVIAELLGVPARDRDDFRRWSHMIVQQVGHDLSELQRCYSEFASYMLALIEQRRAQPTDDLVTALVQVEEEGNVLSCSELCSMIALLIIAGHETAASMIGNAVYLLVQHPQALVQLRDEPGLMPNAVEELLRYDSSVERAMVRFVTQDTELAGQRLQRGQLLMAVVGAANRDEALCAHPDTLDITRPACPHLSFGKGTHHCLGASLARQELEIALNTLLRRCPGLQLAVAPEAVHWRYVPNFRGPQALPVRWSVD from the coding sequence ATGGCGCACGAGCGCACCCTTGATTTCAACGGCGTCGATTTCAACAGCGATGCCTTCCGCAGCGCGGCTTACCGGCACTATGCGGCGCTGCGCGAGGTCGCGCCGGTGTTCCTCAGCCAACCGCAGGGGCAGTTGCCGATCTGGTACGTCACCGGCGCTCGGGAAGTCGAGACCGTGCTGCTGGACAACGAGCGCTTCGCCCGTGACCCGGCCCGCATCAGCCCGCAGTTCGCGGCGATGATCGGGGGCGAGCAATCCATCGCCTTTCTCAACGATCACATGCTCAACCGCGACGGCGAGCGCCACCGTCGCTTGCGCCGGCTGGTGAACAAGGCATTCACGCTCAAGGCGGTCAATGCCATGCGCCCGCGCATCGAGCAGATCGCCGAGACGCTGCTGGACCAGGCCGGTCCCCGCGGACACATGGACGTGGTGAGCCAATACGCGTTTCCGTTGTCGATCACCGTCATCGCCGAACTGCTCGGCGTCCCTGCCCGGGACCGGGACGATTTTCGCCGTTGGTCCCACATGATCGTCCAGCAGGTCGGGCACGACTTGAGCGAGTTGCAGCGCTGCTACAGCGAGTTCGCGAGCTACATGCTGGCCTTGATCGAGCAGCGTCGGGCGCAGCCCACCGACGACCTGGTGACTGCGTTGGTGCAGGTCGAGGAAGAGGGCAACGTGCTCAGTTGCAGCGAGTTGTGCAGCATGATCGCGCTGCTCATCATCGCCGGGCATGAAACAGCGGCGTCGATGATCGGCAATGCGGTGTACCTGCTCGTGCAGCATCCCCAGGCGCTGGTTCAACTGCGCGACGAACCGGGCCTGATGCCCAATGCCGTCGAGGAATTGCTGCGCTATGACTCGTCGGTGGAACGCGCCATGGTCCGCTTCGTGACCCAGGACACCGAATTGGCGGGGCAACGCTTGCAGCGTGGCCAGCTACTGATGGCGGTGGTGGGGGCGGCCAATCGTGATGAAGCGCTGTGTGCCCATCCCGACACCCTGGACATCACCCGCCCGGCCTGCCCGCACCTGTCGTTCGGCAAAGGCACGCACCATTGCCTGGGGGCCTCGCTGGCCCGGCAGGAACTGGAAATCGCGTTGAACACCTTGCTCAGGCGCTGTCCGGGGCTGCAACTGGCGGTGGCGCCCGAGGCCGTGCACTGGCGCTATGTCCCCAATTTCAGGGGGCCGCAAGCCTTGCCTGTACGCTGGTCGGTGGACTGA
- a CDS encoding type III effector, whose amino-acid sequence MPDLSVGRSTSSAALHDADRITPMGSRLSEQVRPSTTPLVPYHFEGKPTDATQQTLRTRQQRLTGLVNTLGKKNPDTDPLGYAREHMSLESKVLGFAPGTSYQDVQKHLVDLGGTPHPMLSGQEETAEFVKDFNQYLGMSEEDRKEGGGFKAVWDKHCDRVGNTLGAYHSLCQEVIEGTPQGDERTSLQSSHDAFRGYAKGVMQAMTQELPDRLNTFMESRIEHARSAMNNESLSQPERDQATSELNQLIKVQVEFEELVDKKDDKPSELTTATKKNEVLDTALKNVGRQDYVADLKTHSGFRTGLAVFADAGIPQGFASSAHFGASTAAIDEKLDGTHLAAHAAGTSAVLGAAHKVVSDSARPIIQTIVDKTIGSGLEKVDPLSVYPKALQEVTVNGRRVANPQREALDKTQEDKRTSFLLKQNANNFGTISGDFTGYIAFGAAHAVREVLNQFTSVNASGIGARSLASAVGGTLMAGGQAVFKYSQTHGDEKIPTYRVKNETREWKELLPKALAESSKVLPTNMTNISDYVNRIVGVGAGITMRTAVGDAAAPGEDAETREKMQQIITTFFSSGLTLLPFFANSVAAPLENKALNDGKDDLTARANVPWQNLTNANRDTLAHTQPPGWRRAGENVYHGTRGASQLVPQATVAGLNLGTEWVKSLGTGPKSTAAGDTMELAERGEAPPQGGPSNEPTPTTRPS is encoded by the coding sequence ATGCCAGATTTATCCGTAGGACGAAGCACAAGCTCGGCGGCGTTGCACGATGCAGATCGGATCACACCGATGGGCTCCCGCCTGTCCGAACAGGTCCGCCCCTCTACCACGCCGCTGGTGCCTTACCACTTCGAAGGAAAACCGACCGATGCGACCCAGCAGACCCTCAGGACCCGGCAGCAGCGCCTGACAGGGCTGGTCAACACCCTCGGCAAGAAAAACCCCGATACCGACCCGCTCGGCTACGCACGCGAGCACATGAGCTTGGAAAGTAAAGTACTGGGCTTTGCGCCAGGAACCAGCTATCAGGATGTGCAGAAGCATCTGGTCGACCTCGGCGGCACCCCCCACCCGATGCTGTCGGGCCAGGAAGAAACTGCCGAATTCGTGAAGGATTTCAACCAATACCTGGGCATGAGCGAGGAAGACCGCAAGGAAGGCGGCGGTTTCAAGGCCGTCTGGGACAAACACTGCGACCGCGTCGGTAACACCCTCGGCGCCTACCATTCGCTGTGCCAGGAGGTCATCGAAGGCACGCCGCAGGGGGATGAACGTACGAGTCTGCAAAGCAGCCATGATGCCTTCCGCGGTTACGCCAAAGGCGTCATGCAAGCCATGACGCAAGAGCTGCCCGACCGCTTGAATACCTTCATGGAAAGCCGCATCGAGCACGCGCGCAGTGCGATGAACAACGAGAGTCTTTCCCAGCCCGAACGAGACCAGGCGACCTCTGAACTGAACCAGTTGATCAAGGTTCAGGTGGAATTCGAAGAGTTAGTGGACAAGAAGGACGACAAGCCCAGCGAACTGACGACGGCGACGAAGAAAAACGAAGTGCTGGACACGGCGCTGAAGAACGTCGGCCGCCAGGACTATGTCGCAGACCTCAAGACCCACAGTGGATTCCGGACAGGGCTGGCGGTGTTTGCCGATGCGGGCATCCCGCAAGGCTTCGCCTCCTCGGCTCACTTCGGTGCCAGCACCGCGGCAATCGATGAGAAGCTCGACGGTACGCACCTCGCAGCCCACGCCGCGGGTACCTCGGCCGTCCTGGGTGCCGCCCATAAAGTGGTCAGCGACAGCGCCCGCCCCATCATCCAGACCATCGTCGATAAAACCATCGGCAGTGGCCTGGAGAAGGTCGATCCGCTGTCGGTGTACCCCAAGGCCCTGCAGGAGGTGACGGTGAATGGGCGACGGGTCGCCAATCCTCAACGCGAGGCCCTCGACAAGACGCAGGAAGACAAGCGCACCAGTTTCCTGCTTAAACAAAACGCCAACAACTTTGGCACCATCAGCGGCGACTTCACCGGATACATCGCGTTCGGTGCGGCTCATGCGGTACGAGAAGTCCTGAATCAATTCACCAGCGTGAACGCCTCGGGCATCGGCGCCCGCAGCCTGGCATCCGCGGTCGGTGGCACGCTCATGGCCGGCGGTCAGGCCGTGTTCAAATACTCTCAAACCCATGGCGACGAGAAGATCCCGACCTACCGGGTCAAAAACGAAACGCGCGAATGGAAGGAGCTCCTGCCCAAGGCACTGGCCGAATCAAGCAAAGTGCTGCCGACCAACATGACCAATATCAGTGACTATGTGAACCGAATCGTTGGCGTCGGTGCGGGTATTACCATGCGCACCGCAGTAGGGGACGCCGCCGCGCCAGGCGAAGATGCCGAGACACGGGAAAAAATGCAGCAGATCATCACGACCTTCTTCTCCTCGGGCCTGACCCTGCTTCCGTTCTTTGCCAACAGCGTAGCGGCACCGCTGGAAAACAAAGCGCTGAACGATGGCAAGGACGACCTGACCGCACGCGCAAATGTCCCATGGCAGAACCTCACGAATGCAAACCGGGACACCCTTGCCCACACCCAGCCACCGGGCTGGAGACGCGCTGGCGAGAACGTCTATCACGGCACGCGTGGTGCTTCCCAGTTGGTTCCGCAAGCCACGGTCGCCGGGCTCAACCTGGGTACCGAGTGGGTCAAGAGCTTGGGGACAGGACCTAAGAGTACGGCGGCTGGCGACACGATGGAGCTGGCCGAACGAGGCGAAGCGCCGCCGCAAGGCGGGCCGTCCAACGAACCGACGCCGACTACCCGGCCAAGCTGA
- a CDS encoding acetyltransferase, with protein MTTNRLNSRLDLPHGVRRYTPDDLPVMTDIFNESALGGTSSPVLRAFSLKEMTFFVDCFVKEGDPIYVLERKGEVVAWLIVNRFSWGAQACRLTGEVSIYVRNDHVGSGVGIRLGQAAVVLARRYGFETLVAWIIEHNEASKRGVQGLGATQWGRFPGIARFADTRADVVLYGLHLTSDVSAPATAHTRQAHAVLA; from the coding sequence ATGACCACCAATCGCTTGAACAGCCGACTCGACCTGCCCCACGGGGTACGTCGCTACACGCCCGACGACCTGCCGGTGATGACCGATATCTTCAACGAAAGCGCTCTGGGGGGCACCAGTTCCCCCGTGCTCAGAGCGTTTTCCCTGAAGGAAATGACATTCTTCGTCGACTGCTTCGTCAAGGAGGGCGACCCGATCTACGTGCTGGAGCGCAAGGGCGAAGTCGTCGCCTGGTTGATCGTCAACCGCTTCAGTTGGGGCGCCCAGGCCTGCCGGTTGACCGGAGAGGTGTCGATCTACGTGCGCAACGACCACGTGGGCAGCGGCGTCGGCATTCGCCTCGGCCAAGCCGCCGTGGTGTTGGCCCGACGCTATGGCTTCGAAACGCTGGTGGCCTGGATCATCGAGCATAACGAGGCCAGCAAACGCGGCGTGCAAGGCCTGGGCGCGACGCAATGGGGGCGGTTTCCGGGCATTGCCCGGTTCGCCGACACGCGGGCCGACGTGGTCCTCTACGGGCTGCACCTGACGTCGGACGTTTCGGCGCCTGCCACCGCACACACCCGGCAGGCGCACGCGGTCCTGGCGTAA
- a CDS encoding transglycosylase has protein sequence MSRSLSRSPVLRFVPRGLSMLAMGSLLYGCQHLEPPLTIGDPFANETYRSQLRWRTPAPTDTIVQIEELSSQGDGSLWARMRQGFSLQAKARGVARIDEQRRWLMERPAFLTQTGRAGSRYLHFIVGELSKRNMPLELALLPAIESGFNPNAQSPAQAMGLWQFVPATGRRYQLQQRADYDERRDIPSSTRAALDYLSYLHDYFDGDWLLALAAYNAGEGRVRDAITRNRARGLATRYWDLSLPGETQNYVPRLLALSQLVNTPADYGVDLVPIADQPYFQMLALAQPVDLAHLAVLSGVHERELRMLNPAGRGRASGRLLMPMAASRRLSAQPDLIARAAQPRVPGGEEQRVVTPETGAAGTQVAEANVPPGA, from the coding sequence ATGTCCCGTTCACTTTCACGTTCGCCGGTCCTTCGCTTCGTCCCCAGGGGGCTGTCCATGTTGGCGATGGGGTCCTTGCTGTACGGCTGCCAGCACCTCGAACCGCCGCTGACCATCGGTGACCCGTTCGCCAATGAAACCTATCGATCGCAACTGCGCTGGCGCACGCCGGCGCCCACGGACACGATCGTCCAGATCGAAGAACTGTCGTCCCAAGGCGACGGCAGCCTGTGGGCGCGCATGCGCCAGGGGTTTTCGCTGCAGGCCAAGGCCCGCGGCGTGGCGCGCATCGACGAGCAGCGCCGCTGGCTGATGGAGCGCCCGGCGTTTCTCACCCAGACCGGGCGCGCCGGCAGCCGTTACCTGCACTTCATCGTCGGCGAGTTGAGCAAGCGCAACATGCCGCTGGAGCTGGCGCTGTTGCCGGCCATCGAGAGCGGTTTCAACCCGAACGCGCAATCGCCCGCCCAGGCCATGGGCCTGTGGCAGTTCGTCCCGGCCACGGGGCGCCGTTATCAATTGCAGCAGCGGGCCGACTATGACGAGCGCCGGGATATTCCGTCTTCCACCCGCGCCGCCCTGGACTACCTGTCTTACCTGCATGACTACTTCGACGGCGACTGGCTGTTGGCGCTGGCCGCCTACAACGCCGGCGAAGGACGGGTGCGCGACGCCATCACGCGTAACCGGGCCCGTGGCCTGGCGACCCGCTACTGGGACCTGTCGCTGCCCGGCGAGACCCAGAACTACGTGCCGCGGTTGCTGGCGCTGTCGCAGTTGGTCAATACGCCGGCGGACTATGGCGTCGACCTGGTGCCCATCGCCGACCAGCCGTACTTCCAGATGCTCGCCCTGGCGCAGCCGGTGGACCTGGCGCATCTGGCGGTGTTGTCCGGTGTGCATGAGCGCGAGTTGCGCATGCTCAATCCGGCCGGACGAGGCCGGGCCAGTGGGCGCTTGCTGATGCCCATGGCGGCCTCGCGCCGATTGAGCGCGCAGCCGGACCTGATCGCCCGGGCGGCGCAACCCCGGGTGCCGGGCGGCGAAGAACAACGGGTCGTCACCCCCGAGACCGGGGCAGCGGGGACGCAGGTCGCGGAGGCCAACGTGCCGCCAGGGGCATGA
- a CDS encoding beta-lactamase encodes MTRAFVVHGHCDPRFEPVKAAFSQLMQSPFERGAALCMQVDGETVIDLWAGQAGPEPDRHWQHDTLLNLFSCTKPFTAVAIMQLVGEGRLDLDAPLCQHWPAFADAGKASITLRQVLCHRAGLPALRTPLAPETLYDWDTMAQLIAGEQPWAGAGERQTYSPLLFGWILGELLRRVDGLPPAQSICRRVAAPLALDFHLGLDDVTMARCAYMARTKEDIDDEAFGRVLQDVLTEPTAMSALAFANPPMVLGRSNEPGWKRMTQPAANGHGNARSLATFYAGLLDGRLLESPLLNEMLREHSAEYDPTLHTPARFGLGIMLDQPNVANGSYGMGSEAFGHMGAGGTVGFADPERGVSFGFACNTIGSYVLMDPRGRHLATVATGCL; translated from the coding sequence ATGACGCGCGCATTCGTAGTCCATGGCCATTGCGACCCCCGCTTCGAACCGGTCAAGGCGGCCTTCAGCCAATTGATGCAAAGTCCCTTCGAACGCGGTGCCGCCTTGTGCATGCAGGTCGACGGCGAAACAGTCATCGACCTCTGGGCCGGCCAGGCCGGGCCCGAGCCGGATCGCCATTGGCAACACGACACCCTGCTCAACCTGTTCTCCTGCACCAAGCCCTTCACGGCGGTGGCGATCATGCAATTGGTGGGCGAAGGCCGGCTGGACCTGGACGCCCCGCTCTGCCAGCACTGGCCGGCCTTCGCCGACGCCGGCAAGGCCTCGATCACCCTGCGCCAGGTGCTGTGCCACCGGGCCGGGCTGCCGGCGCTGCGCACACCGTTGGCGCCGGAAACCCTGTACGACTGGGACACCATGGCGCAGCTGATTGCCGGGGAACAACCCTGGGCCGGCGCCGGCGAACGACAGACCTATTCGCCATTGCTGTTCGGCTGGATCCTGGGTGAACTGCTGCGCCGGGTGGACGGCCTGCCCCCCGCCCAGAGCATTTGCCGTCGGGTGGCCGCGCCACTGGCGCTGGACTTTCACCTGGGCCTGGACGACGTGACCATGGCGCGCTGTGCCTACATGGCACGGACCAAGGAGGACATCGACGACGAAGCCTTCGGGCGCGTGCTCCAGGACGTGCTCACCGAGCCGACGGCCATGAGTGCCCTGGCCTTCGCCAACCCGCCGATGGTGCTGGGACGCAGCAACGAACCCGGCTGGAAGCGCATGACCCAACCGGCCGCCAACGGGCACGGCAACGCGCGCAGCCTGGCGACGTTCTACGCCGGCCTGCTCGACGGGCGCTTGCTGGAATCACCGCTGCTCAATGAAATGCTGCGCGAACACAGCGCCGAGTACGACCCGACGCTCCACACGCCGGCACGCTTCGGCCTGGGCATCATGCTCGACCAGCCGAACGTGGCGAATGGCAGCTATGGCATGGGCAGCGAGGCGTTCGGCCACATGGGCGCCGGTGGCACGGTCGGTTTCGCCGATCCGGAGCGCGGCGTCTCGTTCGGTTTCGCGTGCAATACGATCGGTTCCTACGTGTTGATGGACCCGCGCGGCCGGCACCTGGCCACCGTCGCGACGGGTTGTCTGTAG
- a CDS encoding type III secretion protein — protein MKVEAPTNMRIAVNLAQAASALGGVGKPVETQQAVQSNSMEEVGMTFSHHVERNTKALSQRRIRNARSEVGQTRVETRERLEEWYDQLGHPGKQSLSAMAAQAGTLLYGEPVLEDVVQATGGDPARTDLILQQVVREAESQGRQVEAKRARDYLQLLREQYSAQIQAGMNIAEALRAAGGDPQLRQAVRRLYYDTVVLKQSLPTMMQALLGLFGETAFVSGLDMMRRALADDIAAQTPSSPTAKLRALLIGLAASTQLGSVLHSCRQLLEQLSGSCPASQLTAVLLLQRMLGVAASGLSAAEVRRIGRELGGEEERDQLVSLNGLYSMLKRLPLALWRDGKSRQSALKNLLVLLDERSRGEVRGQTAAPIIGVHA, from the coding sequence ATGAAAGTAGAAGCACCGACAAACATGCGCATTGCCGTCAATCTCGCCCAGGCCGCTTCGGCGCTGGGGGGCGTGGGCAAGCCTGTCGAAACGCAACAGGCCGTGCAGTCCAATTCGATGGAGGAGGTCGGCATGACCTTCAGCCATCACGTGGAGCGCAACACCAAGGCCTTGAGCCAGCGGCGCATCCGTAATGCGCGCAGCGAGGTGGGCCAGACGCGGGTCGAGACGCGTGAGCGATTGGAAGAGTGGTACGACCAACTCGGTCATCCCGGCAAGCAGAGCCTGAGTGCGATGGCGGCCCAGGCCGGGACCCTGCTCTACGGCGAGCCGGTGCTCGAAGACGTGGTGCAAGCCACCGGTGGGGATCCGGCCCGTACCGACCTGATCCTGCAACAAGTGGTGCGCGAGGCCGAGTCCCAGGGCCGGCAGGTCGAAGCCAAGCGGGCCCGCGACTACCTGCAATTGCTGCGCGAACAATACAGCGCGCAGATCCAGGCCGGCATGAACATCGCCGAAGCGTTGCGCGCGGCGGGCGGCGATCCGCAACTGCGCCAGGCAGTGCGCCGCCTCTACTACGACACCGTGGTGCTCAAGCAGTCCCTGCCCACCATGATGCAGGCGCTGCTCGGGCTGTTTGGCGAAACCGCGTTCGTGTCGGGGCTGGACATGATGCGCCGGGCCCTGGCAGACGACATCGCCGCGCAGACCCCGTCGAGCCCCACCGCCAAGCTGCGTGCGCTGCTGATCGGCCTGGCCGCTTCGACCCAGCTCGGCAGCGTGCTGCACAGCTGCCGGCAGTTGCTGGAGCAATTGTCCGGCAGTTGCCCGGCCAGCCAGCTCACCGCGGTGCTGTTGCTCCAGCGCATGCTTGGGGTGGCGGCCAGTGGCTTGTCGGCGGCCGAAGTGCGCCGCATCGGACGTGAACTCGGCGGTGAAGAGGAACGCGACCAACTGGTTTCGCTGAACGGCTTGTATTCGATGCTCAAGCGTTTGCCGCTGGCGCTCTGGCGCGACGGCAAGAGTCGGCAGAGCGCATTGAAGAATCTGTTGGTGCTGCTGGATGAGCGTTCCCGTGGCGAGGTTCGCGGGCAGACCGCCGCACCGATCATAGGAGTGCACGCATGA
- a CDS encoding type III effector — protein sequence MASPIYCKLIDQLCALTMIPTPSAFYEQANLSVKEVDFSLKHTPSVGEGDVFIYASFGPLPTANREAVLQRLLETNLYLLSGPFCPSLSYNSDSELVILIGHVPLENLTAEHLLGLMGGIADMALIWREGYFFDGASPNGAAKPTQHKPTPRSTGLNNALSI from the coding sequence ATGGCGTCACCCATCTATTGCAAGCTGATCGATCAGCTTTGCGCCCTCACGATGATTCCCACCCCGTCCGCGTTCTACGAACAGGCGAACCTGTCGGTCAAGGAGGTCGACTTTTCCCTCAAGCACACCCCCAGCGTGGGTGAAGGCGACGTGTTCATCTACGCCAGCTTCGGGCCGCTGCCGACCGCCAATCGCGAAGCCGTCCTGCAACGGCTGCTGGAAACCAATCTCTACCTGCTGAGCGGGCCGTTCTGCCCGTCCCTGTCCTACAACAGCGACAGCGAGCTGGTGATCCTGATCGGCCACGTGCCCCTGGAAAACCTCACCGCCGAACACTTGCTGGGGCTCATGGGCGGTATCGCCGACATGGCGCTGATCTGGCGAGAGGGTTACTTCTTCGACGGTGCCAGCCCGAACGGCGCCGCCAAGCCCACCCAGCACAAACCCACACCCCGTAGCACCGGGCTCAACAACGCCCTGTCAATCTAG